The stretch of DNA AAGATGTTGAGCTGTGAGTAAAGAATGGTTAAAGTGCAGTCATAGTCCGGGGGACCATTATCACTCACTTCCTCGCCACCCCACGGTGTTCTCCTATTCCCTACCCCTATCCCTATCCCTACTTTCTACACTATTCAATCTTCATTTCTCTCTTCCTTCCATAAAAATCCCCTTTCAACTACTCCAAATGCTCCAGGATATGGGTTCTGAGGGTTCATCTTCCGTTGTAGGTAAGCTTTTAACGACCTCAAGCTTCTTTACATTCCATCTTGATCTTAATTTCTGTAAGTAATTACTGTTTAAGTCATTTGATGTCAGTTGATCTTACTGCACACCCTctttgttgctgttgttgtctGTCTTTGGGCTATTTGTGGTGCCAAGATGAGGGCTTTTCTTCATGGCTTTTTAACTAGGTTAGGGTTTTAGCAGACGGATGcaatttttgttgatttgaagTGAATTTCATATGTATGCCCCGCTGGGTTTAGGTGAGTTAGGGCTAAAGTCAAGGGTTTTTTAAAAGCGGAATTGAATGGAGTAGTTCGCAGATTTATGTTGAATTTAGAGGTTCTAGGACAACATATATTGCAGATAATCAGCTCAGCACTGGATTGTACTTAGGTTTCAGAGTTTTCTAATAGTaatgcaatttttacctaattgatttgctttccttttACTAATTggtgaattttgatttttatattcTTAATTGGGTTCAATTTTTACACTTTATAGTTATTTTGTTTACCAAAAGTTTTCTCTGATGTAATTACAAATGCAAAAAATTCCTTTCAAGATATGATATTTCAAAACATCTTTGTATTTGTACTTTATTTACTTTTCCATCCAAAGGCAACATCACCAAGAATGGTATTTTTGCGTTTGGACTTTAAATTCCTCTAGAGTACAgaggatttatttattttttaaatttcctacCAGAAGGATTCTTACTAGGTCCTGAATTGTGTTGCTTGTCAATGCTTCAATCTCAAATTCCATAGGAGTAATCATAATGATTTATTCTTTCCTTTCTCACTAGGAGCTTAAACAGAATTAACATTCTCAAGGATTCAAATTGGTCTGTGTAGAATATGAATACAGGTATTTATGAGTTGCCTTGTGTAAGAAAGAATAGTTTAGATGTTGAGTGCAAGGTGGTGGGTGAAAAAGACGTGGTAAAGGGCATGTCTTCCTTCACCATGGGGGTGGAACCCGTTTTAGGTTTAAACACTTTGGAATGAAGTGTGGCAAGATGAAAACAAGAGACAGCTTAGCATAGCAAAAGTAATTAGGTGACCTGGTCCATGAGTGGGGTCTTGCCATGTAGGCCAAGTTAATAGGAAGTCACCATTTGGAGCTAGGTGGGGCCATTAGCAAACAATTTCAACTCTTTTAAAATGAGGAAAATGACAATTCAACCAATTTCCAAGTTCCAAGTTCCAAGTGTCATTTGATATTCCTGTAAGACTTGGTCATTTCCTCTTCCTCTGTCCTTTCCCCCTACTTGTACCTGTCCTTAAACCAATTCCTGGATTACAATCAGGATCTGTGGAGATACATAGTTCAGTAAAATTATCTCATAACTgtatataagaaattaagaattaagataACAATTCAAAGGAAGTGCTGCATGCTAGATATTGCATTTTTGCTTCAAATTTAGATGCCCCTAGCTTAGAATACTTGGTCATTTGAGATCAGTCCCTATCAGAAGGTTAAGACTAAGCAgtggttttttattttataattatccacTCACTAACAACAGCAGAGGCAGAGGAATTAAAGACAACTACCATCTAGACactaaaatcttaattataagAAAGGAACATTCTACCAGTTAATAAAACcaaatgaattttgttataaaatttagaaattcttttgaaaaattaaagttatgaaTAAAAGACTTAACACATTTGAAGGATCTTTAAGCCATTAATGAAAGAATCTATAAAATCAATTTGCTTGGTCAAAAGTTAAGCTTCAAAAATCTTGGAGAATCTGGAATTTCGTAGGTGAGGGACAGAGGCACGCAGTAGATGGAGAGGAGAGAAGCAGGGCAGAGAAACGCAAGCCTCTAAAAGTGGGAAACTATGGTTAATTGTATTTGCCttctaaagaaaaaaatacaaccTTTTATACAGGCTGCTGGTAAAGATATTGCACTGGGGACCCTTTTAATTCAAAACGATCCATTAATGAACACAATAAAATCTATCCAGCGCCTAATTCAAAACCATCCTAACATTTAGGTTGTATAATTTCTGTGTCCTTAATAGATGTTGTCATAGTAGTGCTTTCTATCTTCATTAACGGGTGCCTTTAAGGTGAGAATTTAAAGATCAAAAACTTGTGCCTGCCCAAGTGCCTGTAACACTAACAtgtataagaaattaaatttaatctCCTCAAATTCTCTATGTACCATCAGCAACTCTTTCTGCAGAACTGTTTCACACCCTAGCTGCTGCGAAGCCATTACCTTTGGTTCTATAAGCCACCACATAGTATGTggttttagtttcattttttagaaaagatTCTTTGTAATAACTAACAATTACTGATAATTCACCCAGAGATTCATTAACTGATTATAGCAACTTCGTATCAGCCCACACATTTGAATTTACGTATAACGAGGTGGTGACAACTGGTTGCATATTACCTGTCTAAAATTCTGAAGACATCTAACTGTTAGCATGGGGGCCATTTTGTTCCTAAGGTTTGGGGTTGGCCATGGACTCAACTTTCTCTTGGAGGTTTCGTAAGGGTGTATTTGTCTTTTTTGGCTCTTGTACTGCCCTATTCttttgttacaacttacaatcaTAGGGCTTGCCTGTCTCTTAATTGTTCTTCAAAAAATATAGGGAAACTCATTGTGGCAATGTGGCCATTGTTTTTCTTTCAAGTTGTGTTTTGTTTCTCACACTCTTTCAAGTTGTGTTTTGTTTCTCACACTAATGCAGCCAGAAATAAGCAATTGTATATACTCATAGGGCATTCTTACTACTTTTGATTGATTGCATTAATCATTAGAACTTTTCACATGATTGGTTCTTGCATTTGTGTAGCACAGACCCTTTTTCCCAATGCTTACCTGGCTCAGTGTTTCAATTAAATTAATGTTTTCTTGCTTCATTTGATATAAATGTAAAATTGCTTAAGTTTTTAATTGTGGAGTTCTAAATGAATtttgagtgaaaaaaaaaaaaaattttggctGATATCTTGAACTATGGCATGTGGATGGTAATGGAGGCATCATATTGTGTGATATTCTGGTAATTATTCCTCCATGATTTTGTGTGCATTTCCATTTTCCAGTTCCAAGAAACTTCAGATTACTAGAAGAACTTGAGAGGGGAGAAAAGGGAATAGGGGATGGAACTGTCAGCTATGGAATGGATGATGCTGATGATGTTTACATGCAGTCTTGGACTGGAACAATAATTGGTCCTCCAAATGTAGGTTCTTAGTTAACCCTTTATTTAATTCGTTTCATTTGCATGCTCCACTTCTGTTTGAAATATTCATGAAAGTCTTCGCTGGTGAGTTATAAGCTTTGACTGCATAATGACTTTATAGTTAGTGGATAAAAGTTGTGCTAATAACATATGCTCTGCTTGCAGACTGTACATGAAGGCCGAATCTACCAGTTGAAGCTGTTCTGCGGACAGGATTATCCTGATAAACCACCCAGTGTAAGGTTTCAAACCAGGATAAACATGAGCTGTGTTAATCAAGAAACTGGTGTGGTATGTAGTATTCACTGTTTGGTTAATATCATAATATTTTGGCGTATTGGCATGATGTATGGGAACTTGCTCATGGTTGATGCAATTCGCAGGTTGAACCGATTCTTTTCCCCATGCTTGCTGATTGGAAAAGGGAGCACACGATGGAGGATATATTATTGCAGTTGAAAAAGGATATGATGTCTCCCCAAAATCGAAAGCTAGCTCAACCTCCTGAAGGTGCGTCACTGTGTCTTTGTAATATCTGGTCCAATTCTAGTTTGCGTTGCAATTTTGTAAGTGTGTGAAACGTTCCCTCAACCCCAAGTTAGTTAATTGcaatatatgcttttttttgggtgaatttGACCCAATTTTGACTTGGGTTTTGATAATggtgaatttattttttgacattaaatttttttatatatattatgaatctACATGAAAATACTATTTGCTTCGAGAGTTTTGGTTTTAGTTGACCCCTAGAAAGTGAAAAGTGAAACAAAATGTGACAAAGGGAGATCATATTT from Ipomoea triloba cultivar NCNSP0323 chromosome 7, ASM357664v1 encodes:
- the LOC116026351 gene encoding ubiquitin-conjugating enzyme E2 variant 1A-like isoform X1; this translates as MLQDMGSEGSSSVVVPRNFRLLEELERGEKGIGDGTVSYGMDDADDVYMQSWTGTIIGPPNTVHEGRIYQLKLFCGQDYPDKPPSVRFQTRINMSCVNQETGVVEPILFPMLADWKREHTMEDILLQLKKDMMSPQNRKLAQPPEAGNEDGRVDQKGIVLRCCIL
- the LOC116026351 gene encoding ubiquitin-conjugating enzyme E2 variant 1A-like isoform X2, whose product is MLQDMGSEGSSSVVVPRNFRLLEELERGEKGIGDGTVSYGMDDADDVYMQSWTGTIIGPPNTVHEGRIYQLKLFCGQDYPDKPPSVRFQTRINMSCVNQETGVVEPILFPMLADWKREHTMEDILLQLKKDMMSPQNRKLAQPPEGNEDGRVDQKGIVLRCCIL